DNA sequence from the Coffea eugenioides isolate CCC68of chromosome 9, Ceug_1.0, whole genome shotgun sequence genome:
ATCACAACCGTGAAGGCATAAGTCTCTGTAGGGTCAGGAGGGTTATCCGGAATTGGAAGCCACTTGAATGCCTGAACCATTCTAGCCAGCAGCAAATGGATATGCAGCGTACCCAATGTCCAAGCAGGGCAGATCCGCCGGCCGGCCCCAAATGGCAGCATCTTCGCCCCCTTCACACCGGTAATATCCACGTCGACACCGTCTCCGGTCAGAAATCTCTCTGGCCTGAACTCATTAGGGTCCTCCCACAGGCTAGGGTCCTTGGTGATCCATTCAGTGTAAAATTCTACACTTGCATCAGCTGGAATAGTGTAGCCTCCTAGCTCGGTTTCCTTAGTGGAAGCATGTGACAAGACAAAATGACTTGGAGGATGCCTTCGAAATGTTTCCTTGACTATTGCCATAAGATATGGCATATTCTCCACATCTTTCTCAGTGATTTCCCCGTTTTTCCCTACCAAATCAACAATTTCTTTGTACAACTTCTCCTGAATCTCCTGATTTGTCACCAAGCGAAGCATAGCCCATTCTACAGTCGTTGCACTGGTATCCGTACCAGCACTTATGGTCTCAGAGCACAGGGTAACAATTTCCTCCTCACCAAGCTTTCCACGGCCTGGAGGCGCAAGCTGGAACAAAGAATCAACGTAGGCAGCTCCAATATCGCTGACCATTTCCGACCTCGTGGAGCTATTTTTGCTTCCACCGCTCTCCACAAATGCTCTTCTGTCCCTGATCAAAGGGACCAGGGAATCTAGTTGTCTCCTTCTCAACTCTTTTGCTGCCTGCACTTGGCCTCGAAATAGTGGTGTGAGAAGCGGCAAAAAGTCTGGCAGCTTTGGAGATGTTATCAGCATGACATCTTTGAGTATGCATTCGATTTCCTTGATCCATTCTTCCGAGATCTTTGCACCAAAACACAGACAAATGAGAATGCTGCAGATAGTCTGCCTACAGCTGCTCATCACCTCCACAAAACCCTCTTCAGAACTCCGTTGATGGAGCCTTTTCATGTGGTTTTCGATAGCCCAGCTCCTTATCCAGCTGCACTGTTTGATTCTCGTCGGATTTATCAGCTCGGTGACAAGGTTCCGGCGGAGCGAACGCCAAAGAGGACCGTATTCTGCTGAGTTTATGGCACATTTTCCGACGCTAAATAACAGCCGGATCGGAGAGTCGGCCGGCCGGCTGGCGAAGAGGGGGCCTTTCTGAACTAAGGCTTCATGAATGAGCTCAGGGCTTGTGACAACTATAAGGGTACGTTGGCCCATTTGCATGGTGAAAATAGGACCATATTTGGCACGTAAATCACGTACCACAAAAATGAAGTGCTTTCCTTGGAGGATAACTTGGAAAAGGTTGCCTACAAGTGGCCAACCTGGTGGCCCCGGTGGGAGGTTCTTGGCTCCGCCACCGGTGACCGACCAGTTTCGCCACCATAAACGAAAAAGAAGAGCCACTGCCAAGAGTATAACAAGATCCATCCACTCCATTTCTTTGGGTTTGCTATCTGTGAGGTGGTTgtttggagaaaagaaaatggggTTTGTTCCTTGCAGTGGAACTCTGCAGGGGGCATTATTTCCCttataaagaaaataaaagagtgGTGGCCTTGGGTGAATGAATTTTACTGGAGCACTACAATAATAGTCTATGATTCTCTTATTTCACCATCAACCACTAGTGTTAAATACTCCTGTATTTTATCAGCAGCTTTTACAGTTGAGTGCAGATCGGAACaattaaatcaagaaaatgCACAGTTCAGTCTATTAAATGTATGCATTTATGTGAATGAATACTCAATACTAGACGAGTCAGGCTGTGCTCCACATATGACCTTAAAAAGAATCTCATT
Encoded proteins:
- the LOC113782811 gene encoding cytochrome P450 77A1 gives rise to the protein MEWMDLVILLAVALLFRLWWRNWSVTGGGAKNLPPGPPGWPLVGNLFQVILQGKHFIFVVRDLRAKYGPIFTMQMGQRTLIVVTSPELIHEALVQKGPLFASRPADSPIRLLFSVGKCAINSAEYGPLWRSLRRNLVTELINPTRIKQCSWIRSWAIENHMKRLHQRSSEEGFVEVMSSCRQTICSILICLCFGAKISEEWIKEIECILKDVMLITSPKLPDFLPLLTPLFRGQVQAAKELRRRQLDSLVPLIRDRRAFVESGGSKNSSTRSEMVSDIGAAYVDSLFQLAPPGRGKLGEEEIVTLCSETISAGTDTSATTVEWAMLRLVTNQEIQEKLYKEIVDLVGKNGEITEKDVENMPYLMAIVKETFRRHPPSHFVLSHASTKETELGGYTIPADASVEFYTEWITKDPSLWEDPNEFRPERFLTGDGVDVDITGVKGAKMLPFGAGRRICPAWTLGTLHIHLLLARMVQAFKWLPIPDNPPDPTETYAFTVVMKNPLKAIILPRNKV